Proteins encoded within one genomic window of Cytophagales bacterium:
- a CDS encoding response regulator transcription factor yields MSIAARPIKLGIVDDHQLYRKGLMSLLEKWGALYEIVLEAMDGETLANLINPSVLPDVIIMDINMPRKDGFESISWLNEHYPKINVLVLSMVGQEESIVRMIKYGVKGYLTKDIDPDVLHEALQTVVQGKFYYTDFLSRKLIHAIQEDDRVTLTERELRFIKLACTEMTYQQIADEMFVSPKTVDGYRKALFEKLKVKSRVGLAMYAVNNGWV; encoded by the coding sequence ATGAGTATCGCAGCGCGACCAATCAAACTGGGTATCGTTGATGATCATCAACTCTACCGCAAAGGGCTGATGAGCCTTCTGGAAAAGTGGGGTGCACTATATGAGATTGTACTGGAGGCCATGGATGGCGAAACATTGGCGAATTTGATTAATCCGAGTGTGTTACCAGATGTCATCATCATGGACATCAACATGCCCAGAAAGGATGGGTTTGAAAGTATATCCTGGCTAAATGAGCATTATCCTAAAATCAATGTGTTGGTATTGAGCATGGTGGGTCAGGAGGAGAGTATCGTTCGTATGATCAAATATGGCGTCAAAGGATACCTCACGAAAGACATTGATCCGGATGTATTACATGAAGCCCTGCAAACGGTAGTTCAAGGCAAATTTTACTACACGGACTTCCTTAGCCGAAAGCTCATTCATGCCATCCAGGAAGATGATCGAGTCACTTTGACGGAAAGAGAACTGAGATTCATCAAGCTGGCTTGTACGGAAATGACCTATCAGCAAATCGCCGATGAGATGTTCGTCAGTCCCAAAACGGTAGACGGCTACCGAAAAGCCCTGTTCGAAAAACTAAAAGTCAAAAGTCGGGTAGGGCTTGCGATGTATGCGGTGAATAATGGGTGGGTATGA
- a CDS encoding outer membrane lipoprotein-sorting protein, whose translation MKTKLSIIALIVLFVAGPSYGQSPEEKGIEIAQKAIKADEGFESSEVDLRMVLRNRQGQESERFMTNMTYELTTDGDKSLIVFNSPRDVQGTATLTFTHKEGSDDQWLYLPSIKRVKRISSSNKSGPFMGSEFAYEDLSSDEVEKYTYKFLKEDNFNGENVLLVEQFPVDPKSGYQKRIAYYNPDKNYRFEKMEFFDRKGAMLKTLTYHDYETYLDKHQRAGRFYMVNHQTGKETELFFEGYKFKTGLEEDDFNQTTLQRIGR comes from the coding sequence ATGAAAACTAAATTATCAATCATAGCCTTGATCGTCTTGTTTGTTGCAGGACCATCATACGGCCAATCTCCCGAAGAAAAAGGGATTGAAATTGCACAAAAAGCCATCAAAGCCGATGAAGGTTTTGAATCATCTGAAGTGGACCTTCGCATGGTACTAAGGAATCGTCAGGGGCAGGAAAGTGAGCGTTTCATGACGAACATGACTTATGAATTGACTACAGATGGGGATAAATCACTGATCGTATTCAATAGTCCCAGAGATGTCCAGGGAACAGCTACGTTGACATTCACACATAAAGAAGGATCCGACGACCAGTGGTTGTATTTGCCTTCTATTAAGCGGGTAAAGCGTATCTCTTCCAGCAACAAATCCGGACCATTTATGGGTAGTGAATTTGCGTATGAGGACCTTTCATCGGATGAGGTAGAAAAGTACACTTACAAGTTCCTTAAAGAGGACAATTTCAACGGAGAGAATGTACTGCTAGTGGAGCAATTTCCGGTAGATCCCAAGTCTGGATATCAAAAGCGAATTGCCTATTACAATCCGGACAAGAACTATCGCTTCGAGAAAATGGAATTCTTTGATCGCAAAGGGGCCATGTTGAAGACGCTTACTTATCACGATTACGAGACTTATCTGGACAAACACCAAAGAGCAGGTCGATTTTACATGGTCAATCACCAGACGGGAAAGGAAACGGAATTGTTCTTTGAGGGTTACAAATTCAAGACGGGACTGGAAGAAGATGATTTCAACCAGACCACTTTGCAGCGCATAGGAAGATAA
- a CDS encoding MMPL family transporter, translated as MNESIKNLKENSQQFGERWGRWVIQYRWPVLILSIALAMVFGSGGAKLGFDGDYRVFFKKDNPQLQAYEALQRKYTQDDNVLIVIAPKDGEVFNTRTLEAIEELTADSWQVPFSTRVDAITNFQHTYAEEDDLFVEDLVTDAAQKTQQQIKKIKEVATNEPLLVHRLLNEEGTVAAINVTVQLPGEDVSENPTIVAHVREMTEAFEAKHPELQTHLSGLVMLNSAFFEASQKDSSTLIPAMFLAILITILIATRTLSGTFASLLVIVFSIMFGMGFAGHMGIKLTPPSGAAPIIIMTLAVADSIHILITMIQGVRKGLEKKAAVIESLRVNFMPVFITSLTTVIGFLSLNSAEVPPFRDLGNIAAVGMTGAFFFSVTLLPVLMSLLPIRVKASTTQDNAQSSGGFYHRIADAVIGRRVATLGGSVVVISVLGFFAMNIELNDEFVKYFDDSVTFRQDTDFINDNLTGIYNAEFSLASGEPGGINNPEYLKNLEAFEMWLESQPEVVHVNAYSEVARRINRSMHGDDQTYYRVPENREEAAQYLLLYELSLPFGLDLNNQINVDKSETRLTATYVNMPTKDMISFTERAESWLEQNTPEYMHTKGISPTMMFAYLSRTQIVSLISGNLIAIGLITLVLTLALRSFKHGFLSLIPNLTPALVGFGVWALLGGTINVGISIVFGMTLGIIVDDTIHFLTKYLRARREHGYSAEDAVRYAFDTVGRALVVTTIVLISGFVILSQSSFGMNEGMAKVTTIIIISALIIDFLMLPAILLISAGKDQKPTLATSQVS; from the coding sequence ATGAACGAATCGATAAAAAACCTCAAGGAAAATTCCCAGCAGTTTGGGGAGCGATGGGGTAGATGGGTCATCCAATACCGATGGCCTGTATTGATCTTGAGCATAGCTCTTGCCATGGTTTTTGGGTCAGGAGGAGCCAAACTAGGTTTTGACGGAGATTATAGGGTCTTTTTTAAGAAAGACAATCCTCAGTTACAAGCCTATGAAGCATTGCAACGCAAATACACACAGGACGACAATGTTTTGATTGTGATTGCTCCGAAGGATGGAGAAGTGTTCAATACCAGAACGCTCGAAGCCATAGAGGAATTAACGGCTGACTCCTGGCAGGTGCCGTTCTCCACACGTGTTGACGCCATCACCAACTTTCAACACACCTATGCGGAGGAAGATGATCTCTTTGTAGAAGATCTGGTGACAGATGCCGCACAAAAAACGCAGCAACAGATCAAAAAGATCAAAGAAGTGGCGACCAATGAGCCGTTGTTGGTTCATCGTTTGCTGAATGAGGAGGGAACCGTGGCGGCCATCAATGTGACGGTACAATTACCCGGTGAAGACGTCAGTGAGAATCCTACGATCGTTGCTCACGTGCGTGAAATGACGGAAGCCTTTGAGGCGAAACATCCGGAGCTTCAAACACACCTTTCAGGATTAGTCATGTTGAACAGCGCATTCTTTGAAGCATCTCAAAAGGACAGTTCCACCTTAATTCCCGCCATGTTTTTGGCGATCTTGATTACCATTCTTATCGCGACAAGAACCCTTTCCGGGACATTTGCTTCCCTTTTGGTGATTGTTTTCTCTATCATGTTTGGGATGGGTTTTGCAGGGCACATGGGTATTAAATTGACACCACCATCTGGCGCTGCTCCGATCATCATCATGACCCTGGCAGTGGCCGATAGTATCCATATCCTGATCACAATGATCCAGGGAGTACGCAAGGGTCTGGAAAAGAAAGCCGCAGTGATCGAGAGTTTGAGGGTGAATTTCATGCCGGTTTTTATTACAAGTTTGACGACCGTTATCGGTTTTCTATCTCTTAATTCGGCCGAAGTGCCTCCATTCAGAGACCTGGGTAATATCGCCGCGGTGGGCATGACAGGTGCTTTCTTCTTTTCGGTGACGTTGCTTCCGGTATTGATGTCGCTACTGCCTATTCGCGTAAAAGCTTCAACGACGCAAGACAATGCGCAAAGTAGTGGCGGTTTTTACCATCGAATTGCTGACGCTGTGATCGGTCGGCGGGTCGCGACCTTGGGAGGGTCTGTCGTGGTAATTAGCGTTTTGGGATTCTTTGCGATGAACATCGAATTGAATGATGAGTTTGTGAAATACTTCGATGACAGTGTGACTTTCCGACAAGACACAGATTTCATCAATGACAACCTCACGGGCATTTACAATGCGGAATTTTCATTGGCTTCTGGTGAACCAGGAGGTATCAACAATCCGGAATACCTGAAGAATCTGGAAGCATTTGAGATGTGGTTAGAAAGCCAGCCAGAAGTGGTCCACGTTAACGCTTATTCGGAAGTAGCCCGAAGGATCAATCGATCCATGCACGGAGATGATCAGACGTACTACCGAGTGCCTGAAAATCGGGAGGAAGCTGCACAATATTTATTGCTATATGAATTGTCGCTGCCGTTCGGTCTGGACCTCAATAACCAGATCAATGTCGATAAGTCAGAGACCCGATTGACGGCTACTTACGTCAACATGCCTACTAAAGACATGATTAGCTTCACGGAACGAGCAGAAAGTTGGTTGGAACAGAATACACCGGAATACATGCATACCAAAGGGATCAGTCCGACGATGATGTTTGCTTATCTGTCTAGAACACAGATTGTGAGTCTCATCAGCGGCAATCTGATTGCAATAGGCCTAATCACCTTGGTTTTGACTTTGGCACTTCGAAGTTTCAAACATGGGTTCCTGAGCCTGATCCCGAACCTGACTCCTGCTTTGGTAGGATTTGGGGTATGGGCCTTACTTGGAGGAACGATCAATGTAGGGATATCCATCGTGTTTGGCATGACCCTGGGGATCATTGTCGATGACACCATTCATTTCCTCACCAAGTACCTGCGAGCACGTCGCGAGCATGGTTATTCTGCTGAAGATGCGGTGAGATATGCCTTTGATACGGTTGGAAGGGCCCTAGTCGTGACCACTATCGTACTTATTTCGGGCTTTGTGATCTTATCACAATCCAGTTTCGGCATGAATGAAGGGATGGCCAAGGTCACCACGATCATCATCATCAGTGCACTGATCATAGACTTCCTCATGTTACCAGCTATTCTGTTGATCTCTGCCGGTAAAGACCAAAAACCAACATTGGCAACCAGCCAAGTATCCTAA
- a CDS encoding AraC family transcriptional regulator: MTFSERHMEMSGRKVISHFKFQPPLIAAASLEGHGCFIFPVNTSGDLYRSGGKVSVKSDQGVLMKCGAYVNKWSAANKEQHAEVVILRLYPEIINEVIDPGLLISKKTISSSLASMNLIQIDQFMRKYMESLFFYFDHPDLVDDKLVELKLTELVMMIMKLPQSEELSNLVINLFKEEQTNIRQVVETHLYEELSVDELAQLSSMSLATFKRKFKEVFGSSPGKYIRDRRMEKARMLLSAQTCSISEIAYSLGYSDPNYFSKVFMAHSGYSPSNFRSYFSQH, from the coding sequence ATGACATTTAGTGAACGTCACATGGAAATGTCTGGCAGGAAAGTGATCAGTCACTTCAAATTCCAGCCACCGCTGATTGCAGCCGCAAGTTTAGAGGGGCATGGGTGTTTTATTTTTCCCGTCAATACTTCAGGAGATTTATATCGAAGTGGCGGCAAAGTATCTGTGAAAAGCGACCAGGGTGTATTGATGAAATGCGGAGCTTATGTGAACAAGTGGAGCGCGGCCAATAAAGAGCAACATGCTGAAGTAGTCATTCTTAGGCTGTATCCCGAGATCATCAATGAAGTGATTGATCCAGGTTTGTTAATCTCAAAAAAGACAATTTCGTCTTCGCTTGCCTCGATGAATTTGATTCAAATCGATCAATTCATGAGAAAGTACATGGAAAGCCTCTTTTTCTATTTTGATCATCCGGATCTTGTGGACGATAAGCTAGTCGAGTTAAAATTGACGGAATTGGTGATGATGATCATGAAACTTCCTCAATCAGAGGAGTTATCCAATTTGGTCATCAATCTTTTTAAAGAAGAGCAGACGAACATTAGGCAAGTCGTGGAAACACATCTTTACGAAGAACTCTCCGTTGACGAGTTGGCTCAACTGTCTTCCATGAGTTTAGCTACCTTCAAAAGAAAGTTCAAAGAAGTTTTTGGAAGCTCCCCTGGAAAATACATTCGTGACAGAAGAATGGAAAAAGCCAGGATGCTTTTATCGGCACAAACCTGTTCTATTTCTGAAATAGCTTATTCATTGGGTTATTCTGATCCTAATTATTTCTCAAAAGTATTTATGGCACATTCAGGCTATTCTCCGTCCAACTTCCGAAGTTATTTTTCTCAGCATTAA
- a CDS encoding DUF6515 family protein, producing MRRFYFILVLAFLMLVPNIQPEASAQQDRKVRVAKRKVAKAKVRKRNRTRRVVRRRVTRRAHIRYATLPRYGVVVTSMKAGTAVVKRNGVNYHYRKGLFYVKKAGKYVVVRPARGVRVATLPSTRITVVVPTGTYYYYYGNYYTRSGGAYEVVEAPVGAMVNGLPDGYKVIQKAGIEYYSWGGEYYQEVETDEFEDGVGYELVAFNDVRQSQSEEG from the coding sequence ATGAGAAGGTTTTATTTCATTTTGGTTCTGGCATTTTTGATGCTGGTGCCTAATATTCAACCAGAGGCAAGCGCTCAACAGGACAGAAAAGTACGTGTTGCGAAAAGAAAAGTAGCGAAGGCAAAAGTTAGGAAGCGAAACCGGACCAGAAGGGTTGTTAGACGAAGAGTGACTCGTAGGGCTCATATTCGATATGCGACATTACCGAGATATGGAGTTGTGGTTACCTCCATGAAGGCGGGTACAGCAGTTGTAAAGCGAAATGGTGTCAATTATCATTATCGCAAGGGCTTATTTTATGTGAAAAAAGCGGGCAAATATGTTGTGGTACGACCGGCACGAGGAGTACGAGTAGCAACGCTGCCATCCACAAGAATTACCGTGGTTGTTCCCACCGGAACTTATTATTACTATTACGGAAACTACTACACGCGATCCGGTGGAGCCTACGAGGTGGTCGAAGCTCCGGTTGGGGCCATGGTTAACGGCCTGCCAGATGGGTATAAGGTGATCCAAAAAGCAGGGATCGAGTACTACTCCTGGGGTGGGGAATATTATCAGGAAGTGGAAACGGATGAATTCGAAGATGGTGTGGGCTATGAATTAGTGGCTTTCAATGATGTCCGACAATCACAATCGGAAGAGGGCTAA
- a CDS encoding tetratricopeptide repeat-containing sensor histidine kinase, with product MVINDLAMEYLNSNQKVALDLIIEASQLADSLNYKEGLFWATVNRGNSFWMAGMYDAALNTYFRAAHMTDNKMIFPKLAVYNNIGEVFKRKSQFDSALVYLELAKDLATDQDLQSEEVLLLYNVSELYLKTNNLKLAENYIEQSVSKISSSTNPRYEAYAWYGKGEVAERKGNIEAAINFHQKSYEIRKENKNISGQINSLNKLATILMNQGEMDRADQLIIESTKLAEFTENKNFLSQTFLVKANYMMAIGNHQEANNWLLQHYSMKDSVEQADFADQVERIKVALNAEIKEKNFELLEEKQLLQNEVIKRQTWIIISVSILAVVLLIFFMNYRRSLRHQKEQSDSLNDLNKIILTKNQKIEQINAALDHKLIHATKLLYESQKITKIDSWEYNLETGGVQWTGDRFEELGMAKELETPVNPLIMGYILKQSYERVVSILKSSSKEGLIFEEDVKIDSDDGCQRFFRFRYFMDRSEGQSIRAYGSSQEITDLVKAEEHEKAIIRSLFNLSRSANLSLVTYDFEQFVERLLKEATETMDVAGALFWIYDEPAGQLKCLKSFGVSSIEPGVELSMKSYPKYFQRLLDFRSTPVSDLLEDEKTALVNAYFYQSHGVRSLLDSKVELESELVGVFTVVHDQPKSWTYSEQRYVGSLTDIITTAYSTSLKKRLEQEKGDLIKKLLKRNENLEELTYVISHHLRGPLTRIIGLSNLYEDPQSQGIEQEIISRINQSSLELDQVIKDLIEIIKYSDEETLQDEIALRALAEETLQEVGKEWPSITSSAKMSIDPEIKVYGNTSQVKNILYALISNAFKFRRMDRNLEIRMDARRASGMIQLSIADNGRGIDLSKFESKIFKMYQRFHTDIPGTGIGLFIVKSLIESMGGQINVSSLPMDGTVFTLALPDHAPMSISKMNLTDVA from the coding sequence ATGGTCATCAACGATCTTGCCATGGAATACCTCAATTCCAATCAAAAAGTAGCGCTGGATCTCATCATAGAGGCCAGTCAATTAGCGGACTCACTCAATTACAAGGAAGGTCTATTCTGGGCTACCGTAAATCGGGGAAATTCATTTTGGATGGCAGGTATGTATGATGCTGCCCTCAACACCTATTTTCGAGCAGCTCATATGACTGATAACAAAATGATCTTCCCGAAACTGGCTGTTTACAATAACATTGGTGAAGTATTCAAAAGAAAGAGTCAATTTGATTCCGCGCTAGTTTATCTGGAGCTGGCAAAAGACCTGGCCACTGATCAGGATCTTCAATCTGAAGAAGTGCTACTTCTCTACAATGTCAGCGAGTTATATCTCAAAACCAACAATCTGAAGCTTGCAGAAAATTATATTGAGCAGTCCGTTAGTAAAATATCTTCCAGTACAAATCCGAGGTATGAAGCATATGCTTGGTATGGTAAAGGGGAGGTTGCAGAGCGGAAAGGAAATATTGAAGCGGCAATTAACTTTCACCAGAAGTCCTATGAAATCAGAAAAGAGAACAAGAACATATCTGGACAAATCAACAGCCTCAACAAACTGGCAACAATTCTCATGAATCAGGGAGAAATGGATCGGGCTGACCAACTGATCATTGAATCCACAAAGCTTGCAGAATTTACCGAAAACAAGAATTTCCTTAGCCAGACCTTTTTAGTAAAAGCCAATTACATGATGGCTATAGGCAACCATCAAGAAGCAAACAATTGGCTTTTGCAACACTATTCAATGAAGGATAGTGTTGAACAAGCTGATTTCGCGGATCAAGTGGAAAGAATCAAAGTGGCACTAAATGCCGAAATCAAAGAAAAAAATTTCGAATTACTTGAAGAAAAGCAACTACTGCAAAATGAAGTAATCAAACGGCAAACCTGGATCATCATTTCCGTATCCATTTTAGCGGTAGTCTTACTCATCTTCTTCATGAATTATCGCAGAAGTCTACGACACCAGAAAGAGCAGAGTGATTCACTAAATGACCTCAATAAAATAATTCTCACGAAGAATCAAAAAATCGAACAGATCAATGCCGCCCTGGATCACAAGCTGATTCACGCTACGAAGCTGCTCTATGAAAGTCAAAAAATCACCAAAATAGACAGTTGGGAATACAACCTTGAGACTGGCGGCGTGCAATGGACTGGTGACCGCTTTGAAGAACTGGGGATGGCCAAAGAACTTGAAACCCCAGTGAATCCTTTGATCATGGGGTATATCCTGAAGCAAAGCTACGAGCGGGTGGTCTCGATCTTAAAATCCTCTTCCAAAGAAGGGCTAATTTTTGAGGAAGATGTTAAGATTGATTCCGATGACGGGTGTCAAAGATTTTTTCGCTTCCGTTATTTTATGGATCGAAGCGAAGGGCAATCGATCCGCGCCTATGGTTCCAGTCAGGAAATTACCGATCTGGTAAAAGCAGAAGAGCATGAAAAAGCCATTATTCGTTCCTTGTTCAATTTATCGCGTTCCGCGAACCTTAGTCTGGTCACTTATGATTTTGAGCAATTTGTCGAGCGACTGTTGAAAGAAGCCACCGAGACGATGGACGTAGCAGGGGCATTATTTTGGATCTACGATGAGCCGGCAGGTCAGCTAAAATGCCTCAAATCCTTTGGCGTATCAAGCATAGAACCCGGCGTGGAGCTTAGTATGAAGTCGTATCCGAAGTATTTCCAAAGATTGCTGGACTTCCGATCTACACCCGTCAGTGATTTATTAGAAGATGAGAAAACAGCCCTGGTGAATGCCTATTTTTATCAATCCCATGGCGTGCGGTCATTGCTCGACTCAAAGGTAGAATTGGAAAGTGAATTGGTGGGGGTATTTACGGTGGTTCATGACCAGCCTAAATCCTGGACTTATTCTGAGCAGCGCTATGTGGGTTCATTGACAGACATCATCACTACAGCCTATTCAACCAGTCTGAAAAAGCGGCTGGAACAAGAAAAAGGTGATTTGATCAAAAAACTCCTTAAACGAAATGAGAACCTGGAAGAATTGACCTATGTCATTTCTCACCACCTAAGAGGTCCGCTTACTCGCATTATCGGGCTCTCCAATCTCTATGAGGATCCACAATCTCAGGGCATAGAGCAAGAAATCATCAGTCGGATCAATCAATCTTCACTGGAGTTGGATCAGGTGATCAAAGATCTGATCGAGATCATCAAATACAGTGACGAAGAAACACTACAAGACGAAATCGCATTACGCGCATTAGCTGAAGAAACCTTGCAAGAAGTGGGTAAAGAATGGCCTAGCATCACTTCAAGTGCCAAGATGTCCATCGATCCGGAAATCAAAGTCTATGGCAATACCTCTCAGGTCAAAAACATTCTGTATGCGCTCATTTCCAATGCTTTTAAGTTTCGACGAATGGACCGAAACCTGGAAATAAGGATGGACGCAAGAAGGGCCTCCGGTATGATCCAATTATCAATTGCTGACAATGGACGTGGCATCGATCTCTCAAAATTCGAATCCAAGATCTTCAAGATGTATCAAAGGTTCCACACTGATATTCCTGGTACTGGCATCGGGTTGTTCATCGTGAAAAGTCTGATCGAGTCGATGGGAGGCCAGATCAATGTGAGTAGCCTCCCGATGGACGGAACCGTATTTACTTTAGCATTGCCCGACCATGCTCCGATGAGCATCAGTAAGATGAATTTGACGGATGTGGCTTAG
- a CDS encoding SRPBCC family protein — MAAIMTMNESQARQMEREAPNITAKYEVLIDAPIEAVWQALALDYGGIGKWASGVNHVVEFSGEGITAKRSCEINAAGFNDTREKIIRFEPEDYYFEYDLYGGLPGMVAYSINKDQLIAEDGKTHWISENEMLVKGILGKTMKGFMRKKLEDVLSDKGQELKHYIETGKPHPNKLKAIREKEEKDLKMRKKMVSFEVIQEIQAPVSRVWRVVAEDFGNVHLSNPIATHSAYLDGYDRPVVGAKRIMYMSENRKKYFVDRLAKLDPEKHLTIEIAEKKGFPIRPAYTWVNMDLEALASGATELTIRFNYLTKPGFLKGLAKSGLKKNFKEYAWAIDHHVMTGEAISSDNWKDIRKKYK, encoded by the coding sequence ATGGCAGCAATAATGACAATGAATGAATCACAAGCTCGACAGATGGAAAGGGAAGCGCCAAATATTACTGCGAAATATGAAGTGTTGATCGATGCACCTATCGAAGCTGTCTGGCAAGCGCTTGCATTGGATTATGGGGGCATCGGTAAATGGGCCTCTGGAGTGAACCATGTAGTGGAATTCAGCGGCGAGGGGATCACAGCAAAAAGGTCCTGTGAGATCAACGCCGCCGGCTTCAATGATACCCGTGAAAAAATCATCCGTTTCGAACCAGAGGATTATTATTTTGAATACGATCTGTATGGAGGCCTGCCAGGTATGGTAGCTTATTCTATCAATAAAGATCAACTGATAGCGGAAGACGGCAAGACTCATTGGATTTCCGAAAACGAAATGCTTGTCAAAGGTATTTTGGGCAAGACGATGAAAGGGTTTATGCGGAAAAAACTGGAAGACGTTTTATCTGATAAAGGGCAGGAGTTGAAGCATTATATCGAGACCGGGAAACCACACCCAAACAAGCTGAAAGCGATACGCGAAAAGGAAGAGAAGGATCTCAAGATGCGCAAAAAGATGGTTTCATTCGAAGTAATTCAGGAAATACAAGCACCCGTTTCCAGGGTTTGGCGAGTTGTTGCCGAGGATTTTGGGAACGTGCATCTTAGCAATCCCATCGCGACTCACTCAGCATATCTTGACGGATATGATCGTCCGGTGGTTGGGGCCAAACGGATCATGTACATGTCTGAAAATCGCAAGAAATACTTTGTCGATCGTTTAGCAAAGTTGGATCCCGAAAAGCATTTGACGATTGAAATTGCCGAAAAGAAGGGATTTCCGATAAGACCAGCGTATACCTGGGTCAACATGGATCTGGAAGCACTGGCCTCTGGAGCTACTGAGCTTACCATAAGATTCAATTATTTGACAAAACCAGGGTTTCTAAAAGGGTTAGCGAAAAGCGGGCTAAAAAAGAATTTTAAGGAATACGCCTGGGCGATCGATCATCATGTGATGACCGGTGAAGCCATCAGTAGTGATAATTGGAAAGACATCCGAAAAAAATACAAATGA
- a CDS encoding winged helix DNA-binding protein, which translates to MTSEAATIGQDKLSFSESFPKIFSKLLVRMEEVDDWCVQITQDITKQDLLLIDHIGESEYLIMRDISEYLNTPHSTATGIVDKLVKKSYLQRFYSEEDRRTVLVGLTDKAKELKEMFCSKRHEMSENIASVLTPSEQDELLRIFEKIDRTLQPQSE; encoded by the coding sequence ATGACGAGCGAGGCGGCAACAATTGGACAGGATAAATTGAGTTTCTCTGAATCTTTCCCTAAGATCTTCTCCAAACTATTGGTCAGGATGGAGGAAGTGGACGATTGGTGTGTACAAATCACTCAGGATATCACAAAACAAGATCTGTTGTTGATCGATCACATCGGGGAAAGTGAATACCTGATCATGCGAGACATTTCGGAATACCTCAATACACCGCACAGTACGGCAACAGGCATCGTCGATAAGCTGGTGAAGAAGTCTTATTTACAGCGATTCTATTCTGAAGAAGACAGACGGACGGTACTGGTTGGCTTGACAGACAAGGCCAAAGAATTGAAGGAAATGTTTTGTAGTAAGCGTCATGAAATGAGTGAGAACATTGCATCCGTGCTTACTCCCAGCGAACAAGATGAGTTGCTCCGGATTTTTGAAAAAATCGATCGTACGTTACAACCTCAGAGTGAATGA